Proteins encoded within one genomic window of Cytophagales bacterium:
- the hemC gene encoding hydroxymethylbilane synthase — protein MKISIGTRKSKLALWQAEFVADQLRSAGASVELVTMETKGDKKLDVSISKIGSKGVFTEELEEKLANGEIDIAVHSAKDMQSSLPEGFQIIAFSEREQANDVLISDQSVNLDKEGLVVGTSSTRRVATLRHYYPHIKIVDMRGNLQTRIQKMRDGACDALILAYAGVHRMGYHDMIQQHLPLDKFTPAVGQGSVAIEVNQNLAADKIAFVRDTLNHESTEQILRAERSYLRRLDGGCSIPVFGLARHEAGAIQMSGGIISLDGQQKIDLQQSGNDPEKLGVALAEEVLAAGGDQILREIKDSL, from the coding sequence ATGAAGATCAGCATAGGAACCCGAAAAAGTAAGTTAGCCCTCTGGCAAGCGGAGTTTGTAGCGGATCAGCTAAGATCAGCCGGTGCCTCTGTCGAATTGGTGACTATGGAAACCAAGGGTGATAAGAAATTAGACGTCTCCATTTCTAAGATCGGTTCCAAAGGGGTATTTACAGAGGAATTGGAAGAAAAACTTGCCAATGGCGAAATAGACATTGCTGTGCACAGCGCTAAAGACATGCAATCGTCATTGCCTGAGGGATTTCAAATCATTGCATTTTCAGAGCGAGAGCAAGCCAATGACGTGCTGATCAGTGACCAATCAGTCAACCTGGATAAGGAAGGTCTTGTCGTAGGGACTTCTTCTACACGACGTGTGGCGACCTTGCGGCATTACTATCCGCACATCAAGATCGTTGATATGCGAGGAAATTTACAGACTCGAATCCAGAAGATGCGGGATGGCGCTTGCGATGCTTTGATTTTGGCGTATGCCGGCGTGCACCGCATGGGCTACCACGATATGATCCAACAGCATTTGCCATTAGACAAGTTCACACCAGCGGTAGGACAAGGAAGCGTTGCCATCGAGGTAAACCAAAATTTGGCAGCGGATAAAATTGCATTTGTTAGAGATACCCTGAATCACGAGTCTACCGAACAAATTTTACGTGCGGAACGCAGTTACTTGAGAAGACTTGATGGTGGCTGTAGTATTCCGGTATTTGGCCTGGCCCGACACGAAGCAGGAGCTATCCAAATGTCCGGAGGGATCATCAGTCTGGATGGACAACAAAAGATAGATCTTCAACAATCAGGCAACGATCCTGAAAAGTTGGGTGTTGCTTTAGCAGAAGAAGTATTAGCAGCGGGTGGAGATCAAATTCTCCGCGAGATAAAAGATAGTTTATGA
- a CDS encoding peptidylprolyl isomerase → MNRLGKLAIGFLVLFLVTGAHLSADADGKPKPKKKDDLVIIHTPFGDMTVLLYEETPLHKANFLRLAKSGAYDSTIWHRVIEDFMIQGGDVTKKQGSTATDLDNVPAELDRGFYHTKGALAAARTGDNVNPERKSSSCQFYIVQGREVKRRDLEVDPANMQRGISQLLSSAEYDTIRQKFQNLYQQGKNEAANDLAFSLIDLCEEKFDIKIWKDIPEDVLEDYEKLGGAPHLDGAYTVYGRVVEGLDIIDKVAAVKVNGSKPAEDVYITMEVVNLKTKEITKRYGYVYPPVEK, encoded by the coding sequence ATGAACAGGTTAGGAAAATTGGCGATCGGATTTTTGGTGTTGTTTTTAGTGACGGGTGCCCATCTGAGTGCCGATGCTGATGGCAAGCCCAAGCCTAAAAAGAAAGATGATCTGGTCATTATTCACACGCCATTTGGTGACATGACGGTCCTTCTTTATGAAGAAACACCTTTGCACAAAGCCAACTTTTTGAGACTCGCAAAATCGGGTGCCTATGATTCGACGATTTGGCACCGGGTCATTGAGGATTTCATGATCCAGGGTGGTGATGTGACAAAAAAGCAGGGAAGTACAGCAACAGATCTGGATAATGTGCCGGCTGAGCTGGACCGGGGATTCTATCATACCAAGGGTGCGTTGGCTGCTGCTAGAACAGGAGATAATGTCAATCCTGAACGCAAATCTTCTTCCTGTCAGTTTTACATCGTGCAGGGACGTGAAGTTAAAAGAAGGGATCTTGAAGTAGATCCTGCCAATATGCAACGAGGGATCAGCCAGTTGTTGAGCAGCGCTGAATACGACACCATTCGTCAAAAATTTCAAAACCTCTACCAGCAGGGAAAAAACGAAGCGGCAAATGACCTGGCTTTTTCTCTAATTGATCTGTGCGAGGAAAAATTTGACATCAAAATCTGGAAAGATATTCCTGAGGATGTGCTGGAAGATTATGAGAAATTGGGTGGTGCTCCACATTTAGATGGTGCCTACACGGTGTATGGTCGCGTGGTAGAAGGACTTGATATCATTGATAAGGTGGCTGCGGTGAAGGTGAATGGTAGCAAGCCTGCCGAGGATGTTTACATCACGATGGAAGTGGTGAACCTAAAGACCAAAGAGATCACCAAGCGTTATGGATATGTATATCCGCCCGTAGAAAAATGA
- a CDS encoding M20/M25/M40 family metallo-hydrolase: protein MDLELLNRLTSIHSPSGEEFRMKEFLVDYVRKNQSKWKCKPIILEEPRFGDGFILVFGEPKTVVLAHMDTIGFMVRYGNQLIPIGGPQAETGYRLNGTDSLGPVTCQLQVDKEHNLFHDFPRAIERGTSLAFSDPVQVDKNEIQGPYLDNRLGLYTAMKVAETLENGALAFSCFEEIGGGNVPALLDALVEKYPVRQALISDITWVTEGVKAGEGVAISIRDENIPRRAFVNRIIKLAEQSGINYQLEVEGGGSSDGAQVRHSRHGLDWCFIGAPENNVHSPKECVQVADLEAMVALYSYLLQAL from the coding sequence ATGGACCTGGAGCTACTTAATCGTCTTACCTCTATACATTCTCCATCGGGTGAAGAGTTCCGCATGAAGGAATTTTTGGTGGATTATGTTAGAAAAAACCAATCGAAATGGAAATGTAAGCCCATCATTCTCGAAGAACCTCGTTTTGGTGACGGATTTATATTGGTCTTTGGAGAACCAAAAACAGTCGTACTCGCCCATATGGATACGATCGGTTTCATGGTTCGCTATGGCAATCAATTGATCCCGATTGGTGGACCACAGGCGGAGACAGGTTATCGCTTAAACGGAACGGATTCATTGGGGCCTGTCACCTGCCAGCTACAAGTTGATAAAGAACATAACCTGTTCCATGATTTCCCCCGCGCCATCGAAAGAGGGACCAGTTTGGCCTTCAGTGATCCGGTGCAGGTTGACAAGAACGAAATCCAAGGTCCATATCTCGACAATCGTCTTGGACTCTACACTGCCATGAAGGTGGCGGAGACTTTAGAAAATGGAGCGCTGGCTTTTTCTTGTTTCGAAGAAATCGGTGGAGGCAATGTTCCGGCACTGCTAGACGCTTTGGTCGAAAAATATCCTGTTCGGCAAGCACTCATCTCAGACATTACCTGGGTCACCGAAGGAGTGAAAGCCGGTGAGGGCGTAGCCATCTCGATCAGGGATGAAAACATTCCCCGTCGAGCTTTTGTCAACCGCATCATTAAATTGGCTGAACAAAGTGGTATCAATTACCAATTGGAAGTTGAAGGGGGCGGCTCAAGCGATGGTGCACAAGTCCGTCACTCCAGGCATGGCCTCGACTGGTGTTTTATTGGTGCCCCGGAAAACAACGTGCATTCACCAAAAGAGTGCGTCCAAGTGGCCGACCTGGAAGCCATGGTTGCCCTTTATTCTTATCTACTTCAGGCTTTATAG
- a CDS encoding PAS domain S-box protein, giving the protein MVTSSDIAFYNDIELGILTLEEDVIVHSNRAFQGIIGKSDIELHGEQVENVVHDESLGPFQNFMQSGYSEGSISIKLNSSNASLRWVRVSKKQVGGESLLLFENITQEMVRELIFSRLAEGFIEEETQSIFASVVLTLTHVLNVKYSFVGIFNRPLEQVDVKALSKHSKIQKQFSYPLEGTPCLDVLHKGHLTVQRGIQEVYPDDQDLKVWNVDGYIGVALKNSQQESIGHLAIMDTKPVENPAFLLGILKIYASRLGVELEKVLSEQELVVSETKYRNLFENAFEAKMIYDDHKKHYLQGNKAAIALFGYPREFFVGLDPMALKPEAFRTPEYNKRLRHMVAQALEGEMLIEETVNKKADGSEFHSEIGISLLDREKRHFLVSIRDVSPRKKVEQELIDHKDKLEELVRERTNEIKTLNEELLKANTFLENSNVDLTTQKEKLQSALERLKLTQNQLIQSEKMASLGILTSGMAHELNNSMNTIMGGISQAYMELEELASIPAATLERIDGAFHWVQEGISRTSKIVKGLASYGYHEHTQKETKPIDQVIQGAIARIEPSLEDLDVIFETDLQAAIELKMQSGQLIKALVHVLENAIYFSLQTENESVNSKVKVTSTLDKKDDQVVINVFNTGKSIEEDHFSRIYVPFFSTKPVGEGTGLGLSVAYSFIEQHSGMMSHENVAGGVLCTIRLPM; this is encoded by the coding sequence ATGGTAACATCATCTGATATCGCGTTTTATAATGATATTGAACTGGGTATTCTTACCCTGGAGGAGGACGTTATTGTCCACTCCAATCGTGCTTTTCAGGGGATTATCGGCAAATCCGACATTGAGCTTCATGGAGAACAAGTGGAAAATGTCGTGCATGATGAGAGTCTTGGGCCGTTCCAAAATTTCATGCAATCCGGTTACTCCGAAGGGTCTATATCCATCAAACTTAATTCTTCTAATGCATCACTCCGATGGGTACGGGTTTCCAAAAAACAAGTAGGCGGTGAATCGTTGTTGCTTTTTGAAAACATTACCCAGGAAATGGTCCGGGAACTGATCTTTAGCCGGCTGGCGGAAGGGTTCATTGAAGAAGAGACACAATCCATATTCGCAAGTGTGGTATTGACCCTGACCCATGTGCTCAATGTGAAATACAGTTTTGTCGGCATTTTTAATCGACCATTAGAACAAGTTGATGTAAAGGCACTGAGCAAACACAGCAAAATTCAAAAGCAATTTTCCTATCCGCTGGAAGGTACGCCTTGTCTGGATGTGCTGCACAAGGGGCATTTGACTGTCCAAAGGGGAATACAGGAGGTGTATCCTGATGATCAGGATCTGAAAGTCTGGAATGTGGACGGGTACATTGGAGTAGCGCTGAAAAACAGTCAACAGGAGTCCATCGGCCATTTGGCCATCATGGATACTAAACCAGTTGAAAATCCGGCCTTCCTGCTGGGCATACTGAAGATCTACGCGTCGCGATTGGGTGTAGAGTTAGAAAAAGTCCTCAGTGAACAAGAATTGGTGGTCAGCGAAACCAAATACCGCAACCTCTTCGAGAATGCGTTTGAGGCGAAAATGATCTACGATGACCACAAAAAACACTATCTGCAAGGCAATAAAGCAGCGATCGCATTATTTGGGTATCCTCGCGAGTTTTTCGTTGGATTGGACCCTATGGCGCTAAAACCCGAAGCGTTCCGAACTCCGGAATACAACAAACGTCTTCGACACATGGTGGCACAGGCCCTTGAAGGCGAAATGCTCATCGAAGAAACAGTCAACAAAAAAGCAGACGGATCAGAGTTTCACTCTGAAATTGGCATCTCATTGTTAGACCGTGAAAAGCGTCATTTTCTTGTTTCGATCAGAGATGTCTCTCCCAGGAAAAAGGTGGAACAAGAATTGATCGATCATAAAGATAAATTGGAAGAGTTGGTACGGGAACGTACCAACGAAATCAAAACCCTCAATGAAGAATTACTCAAGGCCAATACATTCCTCGAAAATTCAAATGTGGACCTGACCACTCAGAAAGAGAAATTGCAATCAGCCCTGGAACGGCTGAAATTGACCCAAAATCAGTTGATCCAATCTGAAAAAATGGCTTCACTTGGAATCCTGACCTCCGGAATGGCGCATGAGTTGAATAATTCAATGAATACGATCATGGGTGGGATCAGCCAGGCTTACATGGAGTTGGAAGAACTTGCAAGTATACCGGCCGCTACCCTGGAACGAATTGACGGAGCCTTTCATTGGGTGCAGGAAGGGATCAGCAGGACCTCAAAAATCGTCAAAGGATTGGCGTCTTATGGTTATCATGAGCATACCCAAAAGGAAACGAAGCCTATCGATCAAGTCATTCAGGGGGCTATTGCACGGATCGAACCAAGCCTGGAAGATCTGGATGTCATTTTTGAAACAGACCTGCAAGCGGCCATCGAGCTGAAAATGCAATCCGGTCAATTGATCAAGGCACTGGTCCATGTGCTGGAAAATGCCATTTATTTCTCTCTCCAAACAGAAAACGAATCCGTAAATAGCAAAGTCAAGGTAACTTCTACCTTAGACAAGAAAGACGACCAAGTTGTGATAAACGTATTCAATACTGGTAAGTCCATCGAAGAAGACCATTTTAGTCGCATCTATGTGCCTTTTTTCTCGACCAAACCAGTCGGTGAAGGAACAGGACTTGGCCTATCAGTGGCTTATTCTTTTATTGAGCAACATAGCGGAATGATGAGTCACGAAAATGTAGCGGGTGGCGTGCTCTGCACTATCCGCTTACCCATGTAA
- the sdaAA gene encoding L-serine ammonia-lyase, iron-sulfur-dependent, subunit alpha, with translation MSFLFESFEDWRNLCKEKNYPLFQPVLEYEMTQRERTEEEIWSGLATAYQVMKEAVQTGLSEEMQSYSGMIENGAKKVYRHPVTVLSKEFQTLISRALAAKEVNSCMGRVVAAPTAGASGILPGTMVTLQEIHGLEDQKILEGLLIGAGVALILEKRASIAGAVGGCQAETGSAAAMAAAAIVYCLGGTNNQALNAVAITIQCMLGLVCDPVAGLVEVPCVVRNASAAAIANSSAQIALADVSSVIPVDECVEAMAEIGQSMETKYKETALGGLAATPTGKAISKKVLIQDIEMLDEEV, from the coding sequence ATGAGCTTTTTATTCGAAAGTTTTGAGGACTGGCGCAACTTATGTAAGGAGAAAAATTACCCCCTTTTTCAGCCGGTCCTGGAGTATGAAATGACCCAACGTGAGCGCACGGAGGAAGAAATATGGTCTGGTTTGGCTACTGCGTATCAGGTCATGAAGGAAGCTGTGCAAACGGGACTGTCAGAAGAGATGCAGTCCTACTCCGGCATGATTGAAAATGGTGCGAAGAAAGTTTATCGACATCCGGTCACAGTCCTGTCCAAAGAATTCCAAACATTGATCTCCAGGGCACTTGCTGCCAAAGAAGTCAATTCATGCATGGGGCGGGTTGTTGCAGCACCCACTGCAGGTGCTTCAGGTATTTTACCAGGCACCATGGTCACGCTTCAGGAAATTCACGGGTTAGAGGACCAAAAAATTTTAGAAGGGCTACTCATAGGAGCAGGTGTGGCACTCATTTTGGAAAAACGTGCCTCAATTGCAGGGGCGGTTGGTGGATGCCAGGCGGAAACAGGTTCAGCAGCAGCAATGGCCGCCGCCGCAATCGTCTACTGTCTGGGAGGCACCAATAATCAGGCACTGAATGCCGTCGCAATTACGATACAATGCATGCTCGGATTGGTCTGTGATCCGGTCGCTGGTCTGGTGGAAGTACCCTGCGTCGTTCGAAATGCCAGCGCCGCAGCCATTGCCAATTCCTCCGCTCAAATTGCGCTGGCAGATGTGAGTTCGGTCATCCCGGTAGATGAGTGCGTGGAAGCCATGGCAGAGATAGGTCAGAGCATGGAAACCAAATACAAGGAAACTGCTCTGGGCGGTCTGGCCGCTACGCCTACCGGAAAAGCCATTTCAAAAAAGGTCCTGATTCAGGACATAGAAATGCTAGACGAAGAAGTCTGA
- a CDS encoding SDR family oxidoreductase — protein MKKVLVTGSNGLLGQKLVELYANREGIELIATGRGADRNGGSSHTYCTMDITSQEDINDVFGRFQPDAVINCAAMTQVDQCEEDREACWLQNVTAVKYLMEVCAQYNSFLLHLSTDFIFDGEAGPYEEDATPNPLSYYGESKLASEQLLVNSNIEWAIARTILVYGIVRDMSRSNIILWVKKSLEERKEIKVVNDQWRTPTLAEDLAIGCALIVDKKAQGVFNISGKDLLTPYEMALKTAEFFELDTATMMETDGSIFKQPASRPPKTGFILDKAREQLGYDPRSFEEGIAYLSEQLQVKG, from the coding sequence GTGAAGAAAGTATTGGTAACCGGTTCGAATGGCTTGTTAGGACAAAAACTCGTGGAGCTGTATGCGAACAGAGAAGGCATTGAACTGATCGCAACTGGGAGAGGGGCAGATAGAAATGGTGGATCCAGCCACACTTACTGCACGATGGACATCACCTCACAGGAGGATATCAATGATGTTTTTGGTCGATTCCAACCAGATGCTGTCATCAACTGTGCAGCGATGACCCAGGTTGATCAATGTGAAGAGGACCGGGAAGCCTGTTGGTTACAAAATGTCACTGCTGTGAAGTACCTGATGGAAGTTTGTGCCCAGTACAATTCATTTCTGTTACACTTGTCAACGGATTTCATTTTCGACGGTGAAGCGGGGCCCTATGAGGAAGACGCAACACCAAATCCATTGAGTTACTATGGGGAGAGTAAGCTGGCATCGGAGCAGCTGTTGGTAAATAGCAACATTGAATGGGCCATTGCACGAACAATTTTGGTTTATGGCATTGTTCGTGACATGAGTCGCTCGAATATCATTCTTTGGGTAAAAAAGAGCCTCGAAGAAAGGAAAGAGATCAAAGTGGTAAATGATCAGTGGAGAACCCCTACACTTGCGGAAGACCTGGCGATCGGTTGCGCGCTGATTGTCGATAAGAAGGCCCAGGGCGTATTCAATATTTCAGGGAAAGATTTGCTCACTCCTTATGAAATGGCTTTAAAGACCGCTGAATTTTTCGAATTGGATACGGCTACCATGATGGAGACAGATGGAAGCATCTTCAAACAACCAGCCTCCAGACCTCCAAAAACGGGGTTTATTCTTGACAAAGCCCGAGAGCAATTAGGATACGATCCTCGAAGTTTCGAAGAAGGTATTGCCTATCTGAGTGAGCAGCTGCAAGTAAAGGGTTGA
- a CDS encoding peptidylprolyl isomerase — translation MKQKLIGLSLMMGVMLMSISCSNNEAPNESEDYLITISTPEGDMKAILFDETPLHKKNFIELAKAGKYDGNIWHRVIEGFMIQGGDIYRGTEEQEPADGKIPAEIIPGFFHKKGAIAAARQGDQINPKKMSSSCQFYVVQGSPYEELTCDQFTLNNKMSELLGRPEFGDLLAEFQELAAKRDNRGMNQLALENRELVEEEFGIDLYKPLPPDADAAYKGTSGTPGLDGQYTVFGQVLEGFDVIDKIAAVNTVGPPTDTPVEDITLSVSVETVTKAEITEKYGYQYK, via the coding sequence ATGAAGCAAAAATTGATTGGACTTTCCCTGATGATGGGAGTCATGTTGATGTCAATCAGTTGTAGCAACAACGAAGCACCCAATGAGAGTGAAGACTATCTGATCACGATCAGCACACCAGAGGGTGACATGAAAGCCATTCTTTTTGATGAGACGCCACTTCACAAGAAGAATTTCATCGAATTGGCGAAAGCGGGAAAATATGATGGTAACATTTGGCACCGGGTCATTGAAGGATTCATGATCCAGGGAGGAGATATCTACCGGGGAACAGAAGAACAAGAGCCTGCTGATGGAAAAATTCCTGCAGAGATTATACCTGGATTTTTTCACAAGAAAGGAGCGATTGCCGCAGCCCGTCAGGGAGATCAGATCAATCCAAAGAAAATGTCAAGTAGTTGCCAGTTCTATGTGGTACAAGGCAGTCCTTACGAGGAACTGACCTGCGATCAATTTACCCTCAATAATAAGATGTCAGAGCTTTTGGGTCGTCCAGAATTTGGAGATCTGCTTGCCGAATTTCAGGAATTGGCAGCTAAAAGAGACAATCGTGGGATGAATCAGTTGGCGTTGGAGAACAGAGAACTTGTAGAAGAAGAGTTCGGTATTGACCTTTACAAGCCGTTACCTCCCGATGCTGATGCCGCGTATAAAGGAACCAGTGGCACACCAGGCCTGGACGGACAATACACGGTATTTGGTCAGGTTTTGGAAGGATTTGATGTGATTGATAAAATTGCTGCTGTAAATACAGTTGGTCCTCCTACAGATACGCCAGTTGAGGACATCACTTTGTCTGTTTCGGTGGAAACCGTGACCAAAGCAGAAATCACAGAAAAGTACGGATATCAATACAAATAA
- a CDS encoding TraB/GumN family protein → MKRFMIGMLLLICGWSIQAQTNSKSLLWKIERNDIQTSYLYGTIHLIPQGAFEINEKVTEVFNTAEQIVLEIDMDDPKMQMKMMQNAMMKDETTLDQLFSEEDYRAVSNALKETMGVGLEAVNKMKPFVISSMLITNLIEGTPASFEMSFVQMAKAKELEILGLETIEYQMSIFDKIPYQEQAKDVVDMVRNEEASREEFAAMVKAYREEDIDGLYEIIESYADTTTEMEELLVKRNQNWIPAIGELTKEKVSFIGVGAGHLGGEQGVINLLKEAGYTVTPMK, encoded by the coding sequence ATGAAAAGGTTCATGATAGGCATGCTTCTCCTCATCTGCGGGTGGAGCATTCAGGCACAAACGAACAGCAAATCACTTCTATGGAAAATAGAGAGGAATGACATACAGACTTCCTACCTGTATGGAACAATCCATCTCATCCCACAGGGAGCCTTTGAAATCAACGAAAAAGTAACCGAAGTATTTAATACCGCAGAGCAGATCGTGCTGGAAATCGATATGGATGACCCGAAGATGCAGATGAAAATGATGCAAAATGCCATGATGAAGGACGAAACCACCCTGGATCAGCTTTTCTCAGAGGAAGATTATAGAGCTGTGAGCAATGCATTGAAAGAAACAATGGGTGTTGGATTAGAAGCCGTCAATAAAATGAAACCATTTGTGATCTCTTCCATGTTGATCACCAATCTGATTGAAGGCACTCCTGCGAGTTTTGAAATGTCCTTCGTTCAGATGGCCAAAGCGAAGGAGTTGGAAATCCTTGGGCTGGAAACCATCGAATATCAAATGTCTATTTTTGATAAGATCCCTTATCAGGAACAGGCCAAAGATGTCGTGGATATGGTTCGAAACGAAGAAGCATCACGAGAAGAGTTTGCGGCCATGGTCAAAGCCTATCGGGAAGAAGATATTGATGGGCTATATGAGATCATTGAATCCTATGCCGATACAACAACTGAGATGGAAGAACTGCTCGTTAAGCGCAATCAGAATTGGATTCCGGCAATCGGCGAATTGACTAAGGAAAAAGTCTCATTCATCGGTGTTGGTGCTGGCCACCTTGGTGGAGAGCAAGGTGTGATTAACCTGCTGAAAGAAGCTGGGTATACGGTTACTCCGATGAAATAG
- a CDS encoding putative sugar nucleotidyl transferase, with protein sequence MQITLFDHPEDHQNLLPVTYLKSISDIRIGIFTIKEKWEKHLNQSVDALVVAYQQGKYPVSRDFELLIRSNVLPDGELIHAINALSIGEKLVQENLIIAARVGASFDPSDLNFETLNSVSYGGKVSVIRRSWDIFQHNGVAITADFQLLDRSASGTISDPHTITYGSEIYIEAGASIRAATLNSETGPIYIGNNAEIQEGAMIRGPFALGDHSVVNMGAKLRGGVTLGPYCKIGGEASYCVMQGYSNKGHDGYLGSSVIGEWCNLGADTNNSNLKNNYENVKMWDYAQRRFIDTGLQFCGLIMGDHSKSAINTMFNTGTTIGISANIFGAGFPRNIIPSFSWGGAAKTIPYRLDKALETMERVMARREKTLTDVDKAMMTHIFDQTAHMRP encoded by the coding sequence ATGCAAATCACCTTATTCGATCATCCTGAGGATCATCAAAACCTGCTTCCGGTAACGTACCTCAAAAGCATTTCGGACATTAGAATTGGGATTTTTACCATTAAGGAAAAATGGGAAAAGCATCTCAACCAATCCGTAGATGCTCTGGTAGTTGCGTATCAGCAAGGTAAATATCCTGTTTCCCGTGATTTTGAATTATTAATTCGAAGCAACGTGCTTCCCGATGGTGAATTGATCCATGCCATCAATGCTTTATCAATCGGAGAAAAGCTAGTTCAGGAAAACCTGATCATTGCTGCTCGAGTTGGAGCTTCGTTTGATCCGTCAGACCTAAATTTTGAAACACTTAATTCGGTTTCATACGGCGGGAAAGTGTCCGTGATTCGTAGAAGCTGGGATATTTTTCAGCATAATGGAGTGGCGATCACGGCAGATTTTCAATTGCTGGACCGCTCAGCCAGTGGTACGATCAGTGATCCACATACCATCACTTACGGATCAGAGATCTACATCGAAGCAGGTGCTTCTATTAGAGCAGCTACCCTCAATTCGGAGACAGGGCCTATTTACATCGGGAATAATGCAGAGATCCAGGAAGGAGCGATGATCCGTGGACCATTTGCGTTAGGAGACCATAGCGTCGTAAATATGGGGGCCAAGCTTCGAGGCGGGGTGACCTTGGGACCATACTGTAAAATTGGCGGGGAAGCCTCCTATTGCGTGATGCAAGGCTATTCCAATAAAGGCCATGATGGTTATTTGGGATCGTCGGTGATCGGGGAATGGTGCAATTTGGGAGCGGATACCAATAACTCCAATCTCAAAAACAATTATGAGAACGTGAAAATGTGGGATTACGCTCAACGCAGGTTCATCGATACCGGACTGCAGTTTTGTGGACTGATCATGGGAGATCATTCCAAAAGCGCGATCAATACCATGTTTAATACAGGAACAACCATCGGTATTTCTGCCAACATATTTGGCGCAGGCTTCCCAAGAAATATCATTCCTTCATTTTCCTGGGGTGGAGCCGCCAAGACCATTCCCTACAGACTGGATAAAGCACTAGAGACGATGGAACGAGTGATGGCAAGAAGGGAAAAAACACTAACAGATGTGGACAAAGCCATGATGACCCATATCTTTGACCAAACTGCTCATATGAGGCCGTAA
- a CDS encoding DNA polymerase III subunit delta: MQFSDIPGHDELKETLRASVTRNHMAHAQLFHGNEGGAALPLARAFASYILCENRTETDSCGVCPACVKSGKSIHPDVHYFYPRASVKSDPAKAAAQLKQWRIFLADQPYSNLEAWAQMAEMDNKQLQIGKDDSREVIKTVSMKAFEGQFKIILIWYPEMMNGSAANALLKVLEEPPAKTIYLLVGYAIEQIISTITSRTQLVKVAPFSDDDMVHHLTQQGASETEARQAVRVAEGSILKAKKLLDHADELEHEEFQQWMRDCLRGDYTSMVKLSEEFSQVGKSRQQGKMSFWLNLIRESLLAKSDTMELTASMGQESEFIKKFSGAVSFESLEGIYRLINDEIYHLTRNANPRVTHLNLSLQISQLLRKK; this comes from the coding sequence ATGCAATTTTCCGATATCCCCGGACATGATGAATTGAAAGAAACCCTTCGAGCATCGGTGACTCGAAACCACATGGCACATGCCCAACTCTTTCACGGGAATGAAGGTGGGGCTGCTTTGCCATTGGCACGGGCCTTTGCTTCGTATATCCTCTGTGAAAACAGAACTGAAACCGATTCTTGTGGTGTTTGTCCGGCTTGCGTAAAAAGCGGTAAATCCATTCACCCGGATGTGCATTACTTCTACCCCAGAGCATCCGTAAAATCCGATCCAGCCAAGGCGGCGGCCCAACTTAAACAATGGCGAATCTTCCTGGCTGATCAGCCCTACAGTAACCTGGAAGCCTGGGCGCAGATGGCCGAAATGGATAATAAACAGCTTCAGATCGGTAAGGATGATTCGCGTGAGGTCATCAAAACGGTCAGCATGAAGGCATTTGAAGGGCAATTCAAAATCATCCTGATCTGGTACCCGGAGATGATGAATGGCTCCGCAGCCAATGCACTGCTAAAAGTACTGGAAGAACCACCAGCGAAGACCATTTACCTGTTGGTGGGTTACGCTATCGAGCAGATCATTTCAACCATCACCTCGCGGACGCAATTGGTGAAGGTGGCGCCATTCAGTGATGATGACATGGTTCATCACCTGACCCAGCAAGGCGCTTCTGAAACGGAAGCCCGACAAGCAGTAAGAGTTGCTGAAGGAAGCATCCTCAAGGCGAAGAAATTATTAGATCATGCAGATGAATTGGAACACGAAGAGTTCCAGCAATGGATGCGTGATTGCTTGCGTGGTGATTATACATCTATGGTAAAACTCAGTGAGGAGTTTTCTCAGGTCGGAAAATCCAGACAACAAGGCAAAATGAGCTTTTGGCTGAACCTGATACGGGAGTCATTGTTGGCGAAGAGCGATACCATGGAGCTGACCGCCAGTATGGGTCAAGAGTCAGAGTTTATCAAGAAATTCAGTGGGGCAGTTTCATTTGAGTCACTCGAAGGGATCTACAGGTTGATCAATGATGAGATCTATCACCTCACACGAAATGCCAATCCACGGGTCACACATCTGAACCTGTCATTGCAAATCAGTCAATTGCTAAGGAAAAAGTAA